The proteins below come from a single Gossypium raimondii isolate GPD5lz chromosome 2, ASM2569854v1, whole genome shotgun sequence genomic window:
- the LOC105789187 gene encoding carnosic acid synthase isoform X2, whose protein sequence is MVILAISLWHLWFVKKSKKIVAQLPPGPRGLPIVGYLPFLGTDNLHLSFTELAATYGPIFKLWLGNKLCVVISSPELAKEVVRDHDVTFSEQDPPIAAQVASFSCNDIAFDSYSNPRWKNKRKVLATELLTNARLNACYGLRREQVMNGLKDVYENVGKPSDIGKWTYLVALNVAISMILGGELPGEKGAAIEGNLKENSSESMVLLGKPNVSDIFPAIARFDIQGIERGMRKINQQFNRLLESVIEVAIDKEKDKKSSEQKLGFLELLLHLERNNNEDNASPLTMDEVKGLLVDILVGGTDTTTTMVEWTMAVLMQHPEIMEKVKKELSDVVGVNNTVEEYHLSNLSYLNAVIKETFRLHPALPLLVPRCPARSVHLNGYTIPKGSRLFINMWCIHRDPLIWENPLEFRPERFLNDPDNSNHYGNDFRFMPFGSGRRKCPGIPLEEKLLFFILASLLHSFEWRLPHGTVLDMSSKFGIVMKKKEPTLLIPAPRLTNLDANG, encoded by the exons ATGGTCATACTTGCAATTTCTCTTTGGCACCTATGGTTCGTTAAGAAGTCCAAGAAGATCGTCGCTCAGTTGCCGCCGGGCCCTCGAGGGTTGCCGATAGTGGGATATCTTCCATTTCTTGGAACCGATAATCTTCACCTGTCCTTCACCGAACTGGCTGCAACCTATGGTCCCATCTTCAAACTTTGGCTTGGCAACAAGCTATGCGTCGTAATTAGCTCACCGGAACTAGCAAAAGAAGTGGTTCGTGACCATGATGTAACATTCTCTGAACAAGATCCACCCATTGCTGCACAAGTTGCTAGCTTTAGTTGCAATGATATTGCATTCGATTCTTACAGCAATCCTCGGTGGAAAAACAAACGTAAAGTTCTTGCAACCGAGTTGCTTACCAATGCTAGGCTGAATGCTTGTTATGGTCTACGAAGAGAACAAGTAATGAATGGCCTTAAAGATGTGTATGAAAATGTTGGCAAGCCAAGTGATATTGGGAAATGGACATATTTAGTGGCATTAAATGTGGCCATCAGCATGATTTTGGGAGGTGAACTCCCAGGTGAGAAAGGGGCGGCCATTGAAGGTAACTTGAAAGAGAATTCGTCTGAATCAATGGTGTTACTGGGAAAACCGAACGTCTCCGATATTTTTCCGGCGATTGCACGGTTTGACATACAAGGTATTGAGAGGGGAATGAGGAAAATCAACCAACAGTTCAATCGACTTCTTGAATCTGTAATTGAAGTGGCCATTGATAAGGAAAAAGATAAGAAGAGTAGTGAACAAAAATTAGGCTTCTTAGAGCTGCTATTGCATTTGGAACGCAATAACAACGAAGATAATGCATCACCTCTTACAATGGATGAAGTCAAGGGTCTGCTCGTG GATATATTGGTGGGTGGTACAGATACTACTACAACTATGGTAGAGTGGACAATGGCAGTGCTAATGCAACATCCAGAAATAATGgagaaagtgaagaaagaaTTAAGTGATGTTGTTGGGGTAAACAACACCGTTGAAGAATATCACTTGTCTAATTTAAGTTACCTAAACGCTGTGATAAAGGAAACCTTCCGACTGCATCCAGCACTACCGCTCCTTGTTCCTCGATGTCCGGCCCGATCCGTCCATCTCAATGGCTATACCATACCAAAGGGCAGTAGGTTGTTCATAAACATGTGGTGCATTCATAGGGATCCTCTTATTTGGGAGAATCCTTTAGAATTTCGACCAGAAAGATTCTTAAATGATCCTGATAATTCAAATCATTATGGAAATGATTTTCGGTTCATGCCATTCGGGTCCGGAAGGAGAAAGTGCCCAGGAATACCCTTAGAGGAGAAGCTATTGTTTTTCATATTGGCTTCATTGTTGCATTCTTTTGAGTGGAGATTGCCACACGGAACAGTGCTTGACATGTCCAGCAAATTTGGAATTGTTATGAAGAAAAAGGAGCCTACACTTCTTATTCCTGCACCAAGATTGACAAATCTTGATGCTAATGGTTAA
- the LOC105789184 gene encoding cytochrome P450 71AU50: MLQTACISFSWLLNVGNQKDGLFLASFSFLVAILGISLLYSFWKARKPMAPLPPGPRGLPILGYLPFLGFDNLHLVFTELGRVYGPIYKLWLGNKLTVVISSPSLVKEVVRDHDIAFSEREPPIAAQIITFGSSDIAFDSYSSPSWKNKRKVLATDMLSNANLNACYDLRREQVMKMVEDVYENVGKPIDIGELAFCTLINLIGKMVWGGALRGEKGTAVEGRFKEISSQMVVLIGKPNISDIFPAIAWFDMQGIQRGIKKIRQSFNELLESVIELRMNTVTEKETSEQKSDFLQLLLDLHKNQDSPSSLTMNQVKGLLMDIVVGATDTTSTTTEWAMAELMQHPEIMEKVKKELTDVVGVNDIIEEFHLPNLSYLSAVIKETFRLHPPVPLLVPRCSAQSLTVGGYNIPKGSKVFLNMWFIHTDPNIWDNPSEFRPERFLDEPGKFDFLGNDFRYMPFGSGRRRCPGITLGEKMLSFILASLLHSFEWKLPQGEQLDLSSKFGIVMKKKNHLRLIPIPRLSDHVLYKNMQP; the protein is encoded by the exons ATGTTGCAAACAGCTTGCATCTCGTTTTCATGGCTGTTGAATGTTGGCAACCAGAAAGATGGACTGTTCCTAGCATCTTTCTCGTTTCTGGTTGCCATATTGGGAATTTCACTCTTGTACTCATTTTGGAAGGCAAGGAAACCGATGGCTCCATTACCACCTGGTCCCCGTGGGTTGCCAATCCTGGGGTATCTTCCATTTCTTGGATTCGATAATCTCCATCTGGTCTTTACGGAGTTGGGTAGAGTTTATGGTCCCATTTACAAGCTTTGGCTTGGGAACAAGCTAACCGTAGTAATTAGCTCTCCATCGCTTGTAAAAGAAGTGGTTCGTGACCATGATATAGCATTTTCAGAGCGAGAACCTCCCATTGCTGCACAGATTATTACCTTTGGCTCCAGTGATATTGCGTTCGACTCTTACAGCAGTCCCAGCTGGAAAAACAAGCGCAAAGTTCTCGCGACCGATATGCTAAGCAACGCTAACCTTAATGCTTGTTATGATCTACGACGAGAGCAAGTGATGAAAATGGTCGAGGATGTGTATGAAAACGTTGGCAAGCCAATTGATATCGGCGAATTGGCATTCTGTACGTTAATCAATTTGATCGGAAAGATGGTGTGGGGAGGCGCACTCCGAGGAGAGAAAGGGACTGCGGTTGAGGGTCGCTTCAAAGAAATTTCTTCGCAGATGGTGGTGTTAATTGGAAAACCAAACATTTCCGATATTTTCCCCGCGATTGCATGGTTCGACATGCAAGGTATCCAGAGGGGAATTAAGAAAATCCGTCAATCGTTCAATGAACTTTTAGAGTCTGTGATTGAACTCAGAATGAACACGGTGACTGAGAAAGAAACGAGTGAACAAAAATCCGACTTCTTACAATTGCTCTTGGATTTACACAAGAACCAAGATAGCCCTTCATCACTTACGATGAATCAAGTAAAGGGCCTTCTCATG GACATTGTGGTGGGTGCAACAGATACCACTTCAACTACGACAGAGTGGGCAATGGCAGAGCTAATGCAACATCCAGAAATAATGgagaaagtgaagaaagaaTTAACTGATGTTGTTGGGGTAAATGACATCATTGAAGAGTTTCACTTGCCTAATTTAAGTTACCTAAGTGCAGTGATAAAGGAGACCTTCAGATTGCATCCACCCGTGCCCCTTCTTGTTCCTCGTTGTTCTGCTCAATCACTCACTGTGGGTGGCTATAACATACCAAAGGGTAGCAAGGTGTTTTTAAACATGTGGTTCATTCACACGGACCCCAATATTTGGGACAACCCTTCAGAATTTCGACCCGAAAGGTTCTTGGATGAGCCTGGAAAGTTCGATTTTCTCGGAAATGATTTCCGATATATGCCATTTGGGTCAGGAAGGAGACGGTGTCCAGGCATAACCCTAGGGGAGAAGATGTTATCTTTCATATTGGCCTCATTGCTGCATTCTTTTGAATGGAAATTGCCCCAAGGCGAACAGCTTGATCTTTCAAGTAAATTTGGAATTGTTATGAAGAAAAAGAACCATTTACGTCTTATTCCCATACCGAGATTGTCTGATCATGTGCTTTACAAAAA CATGCAGCCATGA
- the LOC105789186 gene encoding labd-13Z-ene-9,15,16-triol synthase, chloroplastic: MFQTAYSFLSWLLNGGNQKDGFLPAAFLFLVAMLGLSLWYPFLKARKPMAPLPPGPLGLPIVGYLPFLGFDNLHLVFTELAGVYGPIYKLWLGNKLIVVISSPSLVKEVVRDHDIAFSEREPPIAAQIITFGTNDIAFDSYSSPSWKHKRKILASDMLSSANLNACYDLRREKVMEMVGDVYENVGKLIDVGELAFRTLTSLIGNMVWGGEIQGEQRTIVESQFKKIFAEIMVFLGKPNISDIFPSIAWFDIQGIERGMKKIRQSFNEFLDSVIEERMKKETGEQKSDVLQMLLDLHKNQDSPSSLTMNQIKGILVNIVVAGTDTTSGSTEWAMSELMQHPEIMEKVKKELNDVIGVNNTVEEFHLPNLRYLNAVIKETFRLHPVLPLLVPRCSARSLTVGGYTIPKGSRVFLNTWSIHRDLNIWDNPMEFQPERFLNEPGKLDFRGNDFRYLPFGSGRRKCPGINLGEKMLSFILASLLHSFEWKLPQDEKVDLSGKFGIIMGKKNPLHLIPTPRLTNLELYKRKS, encoded by the exons ATGTTCCAAACAGCTTACAGCTTTCTTTCATGGCTGTTGAATGGTGGCAACCAGAAAGATGGATTCTTACCAGCAGCTTTCCTATTTCTGGTTGCCATGTTGGGGCTTTCACTCTGGTACCCATTTCTAAAGGCAAGGAAACCGATGGCTCCATTACCGCCTGGTCCCCTTGGGTTGCCAATAGTGGGGTATCTTCCATTTCTTGGATTCGATAATCTCCATCTGGTCTTTACGGAGTTGGCCGGAGTTTACGGTCCTATCTACAAACTTTGGCTTGGAAACAAGCTAATCGTAGTAATTAGCTCTCCATCGCTTGTAAAAGAAGTGGTTCGTGACCATGATATAGCCTTTTCAGAGCGAGAACCTCCCATTGCTGCGCAGATTATTACCTTCGGCACTAATGATATTGCATTCGACTCTTACAGCAGTCCCAGCTGGAAACACAAGCGCAAAATTCTCGCATCCGATATGCTTAGCAGCGCTAATCTTAATGCCTGTTATGATCTACGGCGAGAAAAAGTGATGGAAATGGTGGGGGATGTGTATGAAAACGTCGGTAAGCTGATTGATGTCGGTGAATTGGCATTTCGTACGTTAACCAGTTTGATCGGCAACATGGTGTGGGGAGGCGAAATCCAAGGAGAGCAAAGGACTATCGTGGAGAGTCAGTTCAAAAAGATTTTTGCAGAGATAATGGTGTTTTTGGGAAAACCAAACATTTCCGATATTTTTCCATCGATTGCTTGGTTTGACATACAAGGCATTGAGAGGGGAATGAAGAAAATCCGTCAATCGTTCAATGAATTTTTGGATTCAGTGATTGAAGAAAGAATGAAGAAGGAAACTGGTGAACAAAAATCTGATGTGTTACAGATGCTCTTGGATTTACATAAGAACCAAGATAGCCCTTCATCACTTACAATGAATCAAATCAAGGGTATCCTAGTA aaCATTGTGGTGGCTGGAACAGATACTACTTCGGGTTCAACAGAGTGGGCAATGTCAGAGCTGATGCAACATCCAGAAATAATGgagaaagtgaagaaagaaTTAAATGATGTCATTGGGGTAAACAACACTGTTGAAGAGTTTCACTTGCCTAATTTAAGATACCTAAATGCAGTGATAAAGGAAACCTTCCGATTACATCCAGTATTGCCGCTCCTTGTTCCCCGATGTTCAGCCCGATCGCTCACTGTGGGTGGCTATACCATACCAAAGGGTAGTAGGGTGTTCCTAAATACGTGGTCCATTCACAGGGACCTTAATATTTGGGACAATCCTATGGAATTTCAACCTGAGAGGTTTTTAAATGAGCCTGGAAAATTAGATTTCCGTGGAAATGATTTTCGATATTTGCCGTTCGGGTCCGGAAGGAGAAAGTGTCCAGGCATTAACTTGGGGGAGAAGATGTTATCTTTCATATTGGCCTCATTGCTGCATTCTTTTGAGTGGAAATTGCCCCAGGACGAAAAGGTTGACCTTTCTGGTAAATTTGGAATCATTATGGGTAAAAAGAACCCTTTACATCTGATTCCCACACCAAGATTAACTAATCTTGAGCTTTACAAAAGAAAATCGTAA